Within Actinomycetota bacterium, the genomic segment ATTCGAGTTCTGGTCCCAAATGGAAGGTGAATCCCATCTCTTTTGCTTTTTCCAGGTTCTTTTTCAAGATGTATCGGGGATCACCTTCGAATGAGCGACCATCGGGGCAAAAAATATCACAAAACATCCGGGCAACTTTTTTATCCCCAGGTTGCCAGGGTAAAATGGCGAAGGTTGTGGGATCGGGTACGGCGAGAGTATCGCTTTCCTCGATTCTCGCGAATCCTTCCACCGAGGAGCCATCGAAACCCATTCCCTCATCGAAGGCTTTCCCCAATTCCTCCTTTGTGATGGTGAAACTCTTGAGGAACCCCAGGATGTCTGTGAACCATAGCTCCATGAACTTAATGTCCTTTTCTTCCACGATCTTAAGGATATCCTTTTGATCTCTGATGGCTTTTTCCATATCTTCCTCCTCATCTATTGATACTGCATTATAAAGCATAGAATGGAACTTGTTTTCGGTATAAGTTTAAATCATCGACATCCACGAGACAATAACATCGCCTTCAATAAGCATAAATTCTTCCATAGGGTCGAGATGAAAAGGGAACCAATTTGGTGAATTCCTGCTCTGGCAGGTGGAGGGGATTCAGATCAAATTGACCCGCAAATTCTCGAATGTACTTTCTCGATAGGGATTTATCGGAGTTCGTGAGCCTGGCTATCCTCACCTCCTTGGCAAGCTGATATTCTTTTATCTTCCCCCTTAAATACATGATTCCGGCATGCATTCCAGTCCCGATGAAGTTGGCCTCGTAAAATCTTTCCTCCAAGTTGAGGATTAAAATGACTCCTCCGGCCATGTATTCGCCTAGAAAATCACCGACGGTTCCGCCCACGATGATCAAGGGCTTTTTATCTTTATATTCCTTCATGTGGATACCCAGGCGATAACCTGCATCATCTCTTATGAATATCTTTCCTCCTTGCATGGCATAACCCGCGATATCTCCCGCTCGACCGTGGATGATGATTTCTCCATTGCTCATGGTGTTTCCACAACCATCCTGGACATTTCCGTAAACGGTGATGCGAGGACCATCCATGAAGGCACCGAGATCATTGCCGGGAACATCCTCAATGGTAATTTTAATGTCTTCCTTAATTCCATCACAAATATATCTTTGCCCATTGACATTTTTTAATGTGATTTCCCCCATAGCCTTTATTGACATAATTTCTTATTTTTTCGTTTAGCGCGGCGTAATGCGAATTATTGGCATCTATGACCGCAAGAGGTTGTCCACTCACTTACATCCCCTCACCAGCTGGTTTGATTTCCAGAATTTTAAGCTCCGTATCGGTCAAAGCCACTCCACGCAGGCGGAGTCTATTGCCTCGCAGGCTTTCGATTGCATTTATAACACAAGCTTTGCCCTCTTTAAATGAAAATTTTCATGTTGTAAAAGCTTGACATCGTAGCCCGATTTAACTTAAATAAGATAACGGCAACCCAATGCCGAGAAAATAAGGTAATCGGTAACCTATTACCGTATTTTCGTAAGCTTTGCTTGTTGTCAACCTCAATTTTTTGAAGTGTGAAAATCCATGGATCCAGAGGTTAAGAGGAAAATCGTCACGATTCTCAGGATATTGAGCAAGGAAAAGGAACCCCTTGGGGCAAGTTTAATCTCACGTCGCCTACGGGATTTTGGTATTAACCTAAGCGAAAGGGCAGTCAGGTACCACCTTAAGATCATGGATGAGAGGGGTTTAACCCAAGGGTTTGGAAAGCGGGGACGTGTAATCACAAAAAAGGGTTTAACTGAATTAAGGGATGCACTGGTCTCCGATAAGGTTGGTTTGATAATTTCAAAAATAGACGCGCTTTCCTGCCGTACCACTTTAAATCCGGAGGAAAAAAGGGGGCGAATCATTTTAAACATTTCGTTTATACCGGAAAAAGATTTCCGTGCTGCCCTAAGGGAAATGCGAGATATTTTCAAGACGAGGCTATGTATGAGTGATCTTGTGGCGGTGGCCTCCGGGGGAGAAGTTTTGGGAGATGTTGAAATCCCTCCAGGTAAAATTGGCTTCGGCACGGTATGTAGCATCACTTTAAATGGAGTTTTAGTTAATGCGGGAATTCCCGTTTATTCTAAATTTGGCGGGATTTTACAAATGGATGATTTCAAACCGATGAGATTTACAGAACTCATAACATATGAGGGTACCTCCCTAGATCCCTTGGAAATCTTCATAAAAGGTAAGATGACCAGCGTAAGGGAGGTAGCAAGAACTGGAACGGGAAAAATATTGGCCAGTTTCCGGGAAATCCCCGCAGTTGCTCTTGAGGCTGCGAGGAAGATGATCGAGGAATTAGAGGAAATAAATCTTCACGGTGTGCTCGCCGTGGGTGAGCCAAGTCAACCAGTTTTGGAGATGTCCGTCGGTGTAGATCGAGTGGGGATGGTCGTAGTTGGGGGATTAAATCCATTAGCTGCACTGGAAGAGGTAGGCATTGAAACCCAAAGTAAAGCCATGAGTACCATGATAGATTTTGGGGAACTCAAAAGCTTCTGGGAACTTTAAGTAACCCATGCAGTAGTTTGGCAAATTTTTGAAATAAAGTTCAAAAGTTGTCTAAATACCATATCTACTGTGGTAAATGGAAAAAATAAAAAATAAAAAATAAAAAATAACACATGATTTTGGGAGGTGAGTGAAAAGCTTTTAACGTGGAAGGGAAATCCCATGGGATATGAAAGGGGGTAAAAGATGTCTTTAAGTAGACCGAATGCAAGTGCTGCAACTGTGACCACGACTAGGGTTACGCCTTCACCCATTTCTGGACTATGCGTAACCTGTGTGGATGGTTGTCCGGGCTATTGCGAAGTGGGAAGATCTGCTGTTAGAGGAAGAGAAATTATCTACCCGCACCCCTTTGGGAAAGTCATTGCCGGAGCGGAGAAAGATTATCCCGTCGATTTTTCTCACTTCAATATCCAGGGGAGCTGTGTTGGGGCTGCGGGTATCGAGGCAGACCCGGATAAAGCCACCTTCCCCGCTGTGGATGTCTCCACCGAAATCGGCTCCGAGGGAAATAAGATAAAGATGAAAGTCCCCTTCTTCACAGGTGCTTTGGGTTCTACCGAGGTAGCCAGGGTGAACTGGGAAGGTGCCGCCATCGCTGTTGCCATATGTGGAGCCGTACTCATCTGTGGAGAGAATGTTTGTGGCATGGATCCCAATGCTGAGCTCAAAAATGGAAGGGTGGTAAGATCTCCAGAGCTCGAAAGAAGGGTGAAGATATACAAGGAATGGTATGAGGGCTATGGGACCATGCTCGTTCAAGCAAATGTAGAGGACACTCGCCTTGGTGTTCCCGAGTATGCGGTGGAGAAGTTCGGAGTCGAGGGAATCGAGATAAAGTGGGGGCAAGGAGCTAAATCCATCGGTGGGGAGGTTAAGCTGCCCACTCTGGAAAGAGCTCTTGAGCTCAAGCAAAGAGGATATATCGTTATTCCCGACCCCAATGATTCCGCGGTTCAAGAGGCTTATAAAGCGGGAGGAGTACGAGAATTCGAAAGGCACTCCCGCCTGGGAATGGTGGACGAAGAGTCCTTTTTGAAGGAAGTGGAAAGGCTAAAGAATATAGGGGCTAAGTACGTTACCCTTAAAACGGGCGCCTATAGACCCGCGGATTTAGCGCGGGCGGTGAAATTCGCCTCCGAAGCAAAAATAGACCTTCTGACGGTGGACGGCGCGGGTGGCGGAACCGGAATGAGTCCCTGGGTGATGATGAACGAATGGGGAATCCCCACGGTTTATCTGGAGAGCCTTCTTTACAAATTCCTGAAAAGGATAGAGGAGAAGGGAGCATTCGTTCCCAGCTGTGCCATAGCCGGGGGGATTGTCCTTGAGGATCAGATCTTTAAAGCCATTGCCTTGGGAGCTCCTTATATAAAGGCGGTGTGTATGGGTCGGGGTACCCTTACCGCGGCGATGGTGGGGAAGACCCAAGGGCAGCTCCTCGAAGAAACGTACGGGAAAGGTAAGGAATATCAAGAAGCGCTTCTCCGCACCTTCATCGGGGCGGCGCAACTTAGGGAAAAATATGGAGAAGATTTTAAGAGGATACCACCGGCGGCAATAGCCGTCTATACCTACTATGACAGGATTGCCACTGGTCTTAGGCAGCTCATGGCCGGGGCTCGTAAATTCGCCCTCAACTTAATAGACCGAAATGACCTCGTCGCTCTGACACGAGAAGCGGCGGAGGTTTCCGGGATCACTTATGTAATGGAATCGGATATGGAAGTGGCAGAAAGGATTTTGGGATAAAGGAGGAGATATGCTGAATTTAATATGCCCTCAACATTGTCCTTCACCCTTTTGCGAGACTGCCTGTCCCACGGACGCCATCACCATTTCAGCCAAGGATAACAACGTTTATGTGGATACGGATAAATGCAATAGGTGTGGAATTTGCCGAATGGTGTGTATGACCTGGAGCCGAGATAAATCCCTTGAGGGCAAAAGACCCTGGATTTCCGAGGATTGGGTTACACCGACGTAGGATTTTTGCAAAATGGAGTTATATAAATGAAAGAAGAGCTTCTGAGAAGGATTTTGTCTTCCTATAAAGGAAGGAGAGAAGATCTCATTCCAATTTTACAGGCGGTCCAGGCAAATTTTGGTCGCCTGCCCGAAGAAGCGATGCTCCGGATCGCAAGGTTCATTGGTATACCTGAAAGCGAGGTTTATTCCGTAGCCTCTTTTTACACTCAGTTCAGGCTCACACCCTTGGGTAGAAAACATGTTACAGTTTGTCGAGGTACCGCTTGTCATATTCGCAGTGCACCTCAGATTCTCCAGGAGATAGAGAAAGTAGTTGGCATTGAGGAAGGGGAGGTAACGCCCGATCTTGAGTATTCTCTGGAAACCGTGGCCTGCATTGGCTGTTGTGCCTTAGCCCCATGCATCAGGATCAATAGGGATGTTTATGGTGAACTGACCCCGGAAAGGGCGAGAGAGCTCTTCTCCACCTCAAAACAAATGTCACCCTGAGCGAAGCGAACGGGGCTCTAGAGAGACCTTGGAGATTCTTCGCTACGCTCAGAGTGACGGAGAGCAAGGAATATGAAGGAGAGCAGGATGTCCAATAGGAGATGCACGGTACTTATTTGCCAAGGAACGGGATGTATATCGGGAGGAGCCGAGCAAATCTTCTCTTCGCTGGAAGAAGAAGTGACGAGGTTGAATTTAGGGGAGAGCGTTCAAATCAAACGCACCGGTTGTCATGGTTTCTGCCAACGGGGCCCTCTTATTGTTATTGAGCCAGAGAGCATTTTCTACTCCAAAGTTAAGCTGGATGATGTGCCTGAAATCGTTCAATCTTTATTACCAGAAGGGAAGCCCTTGGAGCGCCTCTTCTACCATGACCCAGTTACCGGTAAACCCATCCCCCATTATGGGGACATCCCATTTTACAATAAGCAAGAGCGCACCGTGTTGCGGAATTGTGGACACATCGACCCCGAGGATATTGGAGACTTTCTTGCCGTTGGTGGTTATGAGGCGCTGCGCAAGGCTCTTTTTGACATGACCCCCGAACAGGTCATTGAGGAAGTGAAGCACTCTGGGCTTCGGGGACTCGGCGGTGCCGGTTTTCCCACCGGGCGAAAGTGGGAAGCTTGCCGTGTGGCACCCGGTGAAGAAAAATATATCATCTGCAACGGCGACGAAGGTGATCCGGGTGCATTTCAAGACCGGTCGACTATGGAAGGAGACCCTCATTCAGTTTTGGAGGGGATGATCATTGCCGGCTATGCCATTGGCGCTAAAAAGGGCTTCGTCTACGTGCGAGCGGAATATCCACTGGCGGTGAAGCGTTTAAAAATTGCCATCACCCAAGCAAGGGAAGAGGGATTCTTGGGTAAGGATATTCTAGGAAGCGGATTTGATTTCGATATAGAGATTTTTCAAGGCGCTGGGGCCTTTGTTTGTGGGGAGTCCACAGCCTTGGTTCTCTCCATCCAAGGCAAACGGGGTATGCCCAAACCCTTGCCCCGTCCCCGTACCGCGGAGGCGGGATTATGGGATAAGCCAACCTTGCTCAACAACGTAAAAACCTTTGCCAACATCCCGCTCATCATCAATCGAGGCTGGAAATGGTTTGCCAGCAGGGGAACTGAAAAAAGCAAGGGCACTGCCATCTTTTCACTCACGGGCAAGGTGGCTAATTGCGGTCTGATAGAAGTACCCATGGGAATCACGCTTCGGGAAGTTATCTATGATATCGGAGGGGGAATTCCCGGGGGGAAGGCTTTTAAGGCTGTTCAAACCGGCGGACCCTCAGGTGGTTGCCTCCCAGCAAGTTTCTTGGATATGCCGGTTGATTTTGACTCGCTCATCACGGCAGGTTCGATGATGGGTTCCGGAGGTATGGTGGTGATGGACGAGGACACCTGTATGGTCGATGTGGCTCGCTACTTTCTCGACTTCACTCGGAGGGAATCCTGTGGTCAGTGCATTCCCTGCCGGCTTGGAACGGAGCAGATGTTTGAAATTCTGGATGATATCACCAAAGGGCAGGGCAGACCGGAGGATATTGAGTTGCTTTTAGAGCTGAGCGATGCAATAATACATGGCTCCCTTTGTGCTCTGGGCAAGACTGCTCCAAATCCTGTGCTCACTACGATTCGTTACTTTCGTGGTGAATATGAAGCGCATATCGATGAAAAATGGTGTCCAGCCGGTGTGTGCAGAGAGCTTATCAAGGAGAAAGGTTCTTCTCCAGAAACAGTGGGTAGAAAATGAAAATTAAAGTATGTTGAAAATAGAAATCATCTTAAGTCTGTCTTCTTTCCCCTTTATCCCCTTCCCATCCAGGGAGGGGAAACAAAAAACGTTTTTCCATCAGGGGAGAAGAGTACCCACTAAAATGGAGGAGGGCTAGAATTTATAAGATGAGGAGCGACTAATGGATAAAATCACTATCACCATTGATGGCTCGGACATTGTAGCTGAGAGCGGGGCAACCATTTTGGAAGTGGCACTCAAAAACGGCATTTACATTCCCCACCTTTGCTACCATCCCGACTTAAAACCCATCGGAGCTTGTCGGTTGTGTATTGTTGAAATCGATGGTGGGAAACTTGTGATCTCCTGCCGAATGCCGGTCAAACAAGGGATGTCGATAAAGACGAAGAGTCCGGAGATTGATAAGGTACGTCGAGCCATTATTGAGCTGCTCATCGCCAATCATCACGCGGATTGCCGTGATTGCACTAAAAGTAGGCAGTGTGAGTTGTTGAAGATAGCCACTTTTATTCGTTTTGATAGAAAACGGGCGAGGCGCTTAAGGTGGGCGAAGGAGGAACTCCCCAGAGATACCTCAAATCCGTTTTTCGATATGGATCCCAATAGATGCGTGCTCTGTGGAATCTGTGTCCGAACTTGTGAGGAAATCCAAGGGGTGGGCGCGATCAATTTCATCGGTCGAGGTTATACCAGTAAAATTGCCCCTTTCGGAGACAAACCTTTGGTTCAGTCCAGATGCATATCGTGTGGGGAGTGTGTGGTCAGGTGTCCGGTTGGTGCCTTGGTGCCAAAAAATGTCCAGCGTCCAGAGCGAGAGGTCAAGACCATTTGTTCATATTGTGGCACGGGTTGTGGAGTTTATCTGGGCATTCGCGACAATGCCGTCGTCAGCGTGCGGGGCGATACCGATAGCCCTGTAAACCGAGGCAATCTTTGCGTCAAAGGTCGGTTTGGCGCCAGTTTTGTTAACTCTTCGGATCGATTGATTGCACCCCTCATTAAGCGGAAAGGGAAATTTACCAAAACATCCTGGGATGAAGCATTAGCGGTAGTTGTCGATAAGCTAGCCAAGTACAAGGGGGACCAGTTTGCGCTCCTGGCTTCCACTAAATGCACCAATGAGGAAAGCTACGTTATTCAGAAGTTTGCCAGGGCGGTGATGAACACCAATAACATAGACAATTGCGCCCGCCTATGTTATGCCCCTACCATGGTGGCTCTGCATGAAACAATCGGCGTTGGGGCGATGACCAACTCCATAAGTGAGCTCGAGAAAACTTCCTGCATACTAGCTATAGGCACTAATGTTACACGAGCCCATCCGGTAATCGGAATCAAGGTAAAGAGGGCAGTGCGGAATGGAGCCAAGCTCATTGTGGTTAATCCAAAGGAAATCGACCTATGCCGCTTCACCGATATTTGGCTTAGGCCTTATCCGGGTACCGATGTAGCTCTGATCATGGGTATGAGCCAGGTGATCGTCGATGAAGGATTGCTCGATAATGCCTTCATCGAGGAAAACTGCGAGGATTTCGAAGAATTCAGAGAGTCTTTGGAGGATTTTAGCCCCGGCAGAGTGGAGAGGATAACTGGTGTTTCAAGGGAAATAATAGCCGAAGCTGCCAGGATTTATGCCACAAACAAGCCGGCGGCGATCCTCTGGTCTACGGGTATCACTCAGCATTCTCATGGCACCGATAATGTCTTTGCCCTTGTCAATTTGGCGATGCTTACCGGGAATATGGGCAAGCCTTCAGGGGGACTTTATCCACTTTTGGGGGAGAATAACGCTCAAGGTGCCTGCGATATGGGATGCCTGCCCGATTTTTATCCTGGTTACCAAAGGGTAACCGATCCGGGAGTCCGAGGGAAATTTGAGGCTGCTTGGGATGTGGACTTGAATCCCACACCTGGGTTAGCCTTCACCGAGACATGGCAGGCTATCTTGGATGAAAAAATTAAGGCAGTTTACATCATTGGCGTCGATCCTGCATTGAGCATCGCCGGTTCCCAGAGAGTACGTGAGGCTCTTAGGAAAGCGGAATTCGTTGTTGTCCAGGATATCTTCTTTAACGAGACGGCAAAATTTGCCCATGTCGTCCTCCCAGCGGCAAGCTTCGCTGAGAAGGAGGGAACTTTCACCAATACTGAGCGGCGCATTCAGAGAGTGCGCAGAGCAATAGAACCGGTTGGCGATTCACGCCCCGACTGGGAGATCATCTGCGAGCTTGCTAAGAGGCTGGGTGGCAAGGGTTTCGATTTCAGCCATCCCGGTGAGATCGCATCTGAGATTGCCTCAATTGCCCCTCTGTATGGAGGCATGTCTTACGACCGCTTGGAAAATGAGAGCTTGGAACGGCTTCATACCCCTAGTGGCAAGGGTAAATTTAAACCCTTGGAGTTCAGACCTCCAACAGAGGTTCCCGATGTTGAGTATCCTTTGGTTTTGACCACTGAAAGGGTCCTCTACCGTCATGGTGCTTTATCTTGGAAAGTGGAGGGTCTCAACATTTTAAAGGGCAAGGAACTTGTGGAGATAAATCCAAGGGATGCCGCCAACTATGGCATCGGTCATGGCCAGATAGTGCGGATAATCTCTCGGCGGGGGGAGATAAAGGCTGAAGTAAAGGTGACCGATGCTTCTCTACCAGGTGTAATCTCCATGGGTTTTCATTCTATCGAGAGTCCAACCAATGTGCTCACCAATCCCACTCTTGACCCGGTAGCTAAAACGCCGGAATCCAAGGTATGTGCGGTGCGGATTGTTCCACAAACATAATGCCACCTTAAAACCACCCCTGCTATTTGTCAACCATTCTTAAGAACTGTACAATGTAGTCGATGCGGAGGAGTCGCGAGGCAGTAGTAAAAATCTAAGCGACTCCGACTTAATCGGGGTTGAAGATTCTTGAGAGGAAAGAAAATCATATTAATCGATGGAAATAGCTTGGTCTACCGAGCCTTCTACGCCTTACCCACCACTTTGGCTACCTCAGCGGGGCAAATAACAAATGCAGTATATGGATTTTCAAGTATGCTCATCAAGCTCTTGAGGGAGGAAAAGCCCGACGTTGTTTTGGTGGCCTTTGACAGGGGTATGCCCGCTCGAGTCGCTCAATATGAGGAATATAAAGCCCATCGTCCAGAAACTCCGGATGAATTGAAGAGTCAGATACCTCTGGTGAAGGAGGTCCTTGAGGCCCTCAATATCCCCATTTTTGAGATGGAAGGATATGAAGCCGATGATATCCTGGCTACCCTGGCCAAGGAGGCGGAGAGGGAAGGGCATCGGGTACTGATATTAACTGCGGACAGAGATGCCTTTCAGATGGTATCTCCGCGGGTAAAGATCATGACCACTAGAAAGGGAATTTCCAATATAGTCCTCTACGATCGCAAGGCTGTAATCAGCAGATATGGTGTTCCCCCCGAGAGAATCGCCGATTTTTTGGCTCTGAAGGGAGATTCCTCGGATAACATCCCCGGAGTTCCGGGTATAGGCGAGAAAACAGCCGCCAAGCTCATCCAGGAATTTGGCAACCTGGAGGATATTCTGGAGAACGTGGATAGAATCCCGGCGAAAAACCGGGAGGCTCTCAAAAATTATGCGGAGCAAGCCAAGCTCAGTAAGCAATTGGCGATTTTAGATTGCGGTGTTCCCATAGATGTGGATTTTGACCGCTATCGTTTGGGAGGATGGGATGAAAGGAGGGTTCGAGAGGTATTTTCTTCATTGGAGTTCAACACCCTGTTGGAGAGGCTTTTAACCCAAGAGGTTGCTCCTCCCGCGGAGGCCCCTTTAAAGATAGAGGTTAAGATGGTCCTTGATGAAATGACTCTCAAGGATCTCTTAAAACAACTCGATTCAAGCCGAAGATTTGGATTGGAGATAGTTCCCTCTGGAACTCATCCCATCGACTTAAATCTCACGGGTTTGTCCATATCTACAGGGGAAAGGACCTATTACATCCCTTTGGAGGGGAAATTGGGGCAGCTTCCAAAAGCTCTGGTCTTTGGGGAACTTAAGTCCTATCTTGAATCCTCGGATTGGTCAAAGGTCGTCCACGACGGGAAAGTGTTGATACATTGTTTGAGAAATGATGGCATCAATTTGAATGGACTCTCCTTTGATACCTTAATCGCCGCTTATCTTCTTGATCCGGGAAGAGAAATTTATCCTCTTGAGCATCTATGTGGGCGGTATCTCAAATTGAAGATCGCCGAGGAAGAAAACGAGGTGAATGTGGGGCAAAAGGCTTTCGCCATTCTAAAGCTACAACCCATATTCGAGAGGGAACTCAGGGAGAAAGAAATCTGGGAGCTGTGTGAGGGGGTCGAGATGCCACTCCTCTTCGTGCTTGCTCAGATGGAGCTCGGGGGAGTGGGAATCGAGGCGCAAGTTTTGGAATCCTTCTCCTCTGAAGTCGAGGATACCATAAAGACTCTAGAGCAAGAGATCTATGATTTGGCTGGTGAAGAGTTCAACATCAACTCCTCCCAACAACTGGGAACCATTCTCTTTGAGAAATTGAGATTGGAACCTCATCGAAAAACTAAGACGGGTTATTCCACGGATTACTCGGTATTGATCAAACTCGTGGACCGACATCCCATAATTGAAAAACTCCTGCAGTACCGGGAGCTATCGAAGTTAAAATCGACGTATATCGATGCTTTACCCAAACTGGTGCATCCAAGGACGAAAAGGCTACACACCACCTTCAGTCAAGCGATCACCACAACTGGCAGGCTCACAAGCAGCAATCCCAATC encodes:
- a CDS encoding 4Fe-4S binding protein, with translation MLNLICPQHCPSPFCETACPTDAITISAKDNNVYVDTDKCNRCGICRMVCMTWSRDKSLEGKRPWISEDWVTPT
- a CDS encoding NrpR regulatory domain-containing protein: MDPEVKRKIVTILRILSKEKEPLGASLISRRLRDFGINLSERAVRYHLKIMDERGLTQGFGKRGRVITKKGLTELRDALVSDKVGLIISKIDALSCRTTLNPEEKRGRIILNISFIPEKDFRAALREMRDIFKTRLCMSDLVAVASGGEVLGDVEIPPGKIGFGTVCSITLNGVLVNAGIPVYSKFGGILQMDDFKPMRFTELITYEGTSLDPLEIFIKGKMTSVREVARTGTGKILASFREIPAVALEAARKMIEELEEINLHGVLAVGEPSQPVLEMSVGVDRVGMVVVGGLNPLAALEEVGIETQSKAMSTMIDFGELKSFWEL
- the fdhF gene encoding formate dehydrogenase subunit alpha is translated as MDKITITIDGSDIVAESGATILEVALKNGIYIPHLCYHPDLKPIGACRLCIVEIDGGKLVISCRMPVKQGMSIKTKSPEIDKVRRAIIELLIANHHADCRDCTKSRQCELLKIATFIRFDRKRARRLRWAKEELPRDTSNPFFDMDPNRCVLCGICVRTCEEIQGVGAINFIGRGYTSKIAPFGDKPLVQSRCISCGECVVRCPVGALVPKNVQRPEREVKTICSYCGTGCGVYLGIRDNAVVSVRGDTDSPVNRGNLCVKGRFGASFVNSSDRLIAPLIKRKGKFTKTSWDEALAVVVDKLAKYKGDQFALLASTKCTNEESYVIQKFARAVMNTNNIDNCARLCYAPTMVALHETIGVGAMTNSISELEKTSCILAIGTNVTRAHPVIGIKVKRAVRNGAKLIVVNPKEIDLCRFTDIWLRPYPGTDVALIMGMSQVIVDEGLLDNAFIEENCEDFEEFRESLEDFSPGRVERITGVSREIIAEAARIYATNKPAAILWSTGITQHSHGTDNVFALVNLAMLTGNMGKPSGGLYPLLGENNAQGACDMGCLPDFYPGYQRVTDPGVRGKFEAAWDVDLNPTPGLAFTETWQAILDEKIKAVYIIGVDPALSIAGSQRVREALRKAEFVVVQDIFFNETAKFAHVVLPAASFAEKEGTFTNTERRIQRVRRAIEPVGDSRPDWEIICELAKRLGGKGFDFSHPGEIASEIASIAPLYGGMSYDRLENESLERLHTPSGKGKFKPLEFRPPTEVPDVEYPLVLTTERVLYRHGALSWKVEGLNILKGKELVEINPRDAANYGIGHGQIVRIISRRGEIKAEVKVTDASLPGVISMGFHSIESPTNVLTNPTLDPVAKTPESKVCAVRIVPQT
- the nuoE gene encoding NADH-quinone oxidoreductase subunit NuoE; this translates as MKEELLRRILSSYKGRREDLIPILQAVQANFGRLPEEAMLRIARFIGIPESEVYSVASFYTQFRLTPLGRKHVTVCRGTACHIRSAPQILQEIEKVVGIEEGEVTPDLEYSLETVACIGCCALAPCIRINRDVYGELTPERARELFSTSKQMSP
- a CDS encoding FMN-binding glutamate synthase family protein — its product is MSLSRPNASAATVTTTRVTPSPISGLCVTCVDGCPGYCEVGRSAVRGREIIYPHPFGKVIAGAEKDYPVDFSHFNIQGSCVGAAGIEADPDKATFPAVDVSTEIGSEGNKIKMKVPFFTGALGSTEVARVNWEGAAIAVAICGAVLICGENVCGMDPNAELKNGRVVRSPELERRVKIYKEWYEGYGTMLVQANVEDTRLGVPEYAVEKFGVEGIEIKWGQGAKSIGGEVKLPTLERALELKQRGYIVIPDPNDSAVQEAYKAGGVREFERHSRLGMVDEESFLKEVERLKNIGAKYVTLKTGAYRPADLARAVKFASEAKIDLLTVDGAGGGTGMSPWVMMNEWGIPTVYLESLLYKFLKRIEEKGAFVPSCAIAGGIVLEDQIFKAIALGAPYIKAVCMGRGTLTAAMVGKTQGQLLEETYGKGKEYQEALLRTFIGAAQLREKYGEDFKRIPPAAIAVYTYYDRIATGLRQLMAGARKFALNLIDRNDLVALTREAAEVSGITYVMESDMEVAERILG
- the polA gene encoding DNA polymerase I, which codes for MRGKKIILIDGNSLVYRAFYALPTTLATSAGQITNAVYGFSSMLIKLLREEKPDVVLVAFDRGMPARVAQYEEYKAHRPETPDELKSQIPLVKEVLEALNIPIFEMEGYEADDILATLAKEAEREGHRVLILTADRDAFQMVSPRVKIMTTRKGISNIVLYDRKAVISRYGVPPERIADFLALKGDSSDNIPGVPGIGEKTAAKLIQEFGNLEDILENVDRIPAKNREALKNYAEQAKLSKQLAILDCGVPIDVDFDRYRLGGWDERRVREVFSSLEFNTLLERLLTQEVAPPAEAPLKIEVKMVLDEMTLKDLLKQLDSSRRFGLEIVPSGTHPIDLNLTGLSISTGERTYYIPLEGKLGQLPKALVFGELKSYLESSDWSKVVHDGKVLIHCLRNDGINLNGLSFDTLIAAYLLDPGREIYPLEHLCGRYLKLKIAEEENEVNVGQKAFAILKLQPIFERELREKEIWELCEGVEMPLLFVLAQMELGGVGIEAQVLESFSSEVEDTIKTLEQEIYDLAGEEFNINSSQQLGTILFEKLRLEPHRKTKTGYSTDYSVLIKLVDRHPIIEKLLQYRELSKLKSTYIDALPKLVHPRTKRLHTTFSQAITTTGRLTSSNPNLQNIPIRTELGLRIREAFIPTRSSDQLLVADYSQIELRILAHLSQDRGLLRAFREGRDIHLTTACEVFGVRPEDVDPLMRRAAKAVNFGIVYGISPYGLSEQLGISKDEAKVYIDRYFERYPSVREFIDKVIADAYRDGYVKTLMKRRRYLPELKSSNYRIRNFGERLAINTTIQGSAADIIKLAMIQLDREFGERGLRTRMVLQVHDELIFEVPEDERKAAQNLVREVMENVYPLDAKLKVDISMGPNWKEAKE
- a CDS encoding NuoF family protein, with the translated sequence MSNRRCTVLICQGTGCISGGAEQIFSSLEEEVTRLNLGESVQIKRTGCHGFCQRGPLIVIEPESIFYSKVKLDDVPEIVQSLLPEGKPLERLFYHDPVTGKPIPHYGDIPFYNKQERTVLRNCGHIDPEDIGDFLAVGGYEALRKALFDMTPEQVIEEVKHSGLRGLGGAGFPTGRKWEACRVAPGEEKYIICNGDEGDPGAFQDRSTMEGDPHSVLEGMIIAGYAIGAKKGFVYVRAEYPLAVKRLKIAITQAREEGFLGKDILGSGFDFDIEIFQGAGAFVCGESTALVLSIQGKRGMPKPLPRPRTAEAGLWDKPTLLNNVKTFANIPLIINRGWKWFASRGTEKSKGTAIFSLTGKVANCGLIEVPMGITLREVIYDIGGGIPGGKAFKAVQTGGPSGGCLPASFLDMPVDFDSLITAGSMMGSGGMVVMDEDTCMVDVARYFLDFTRRESCGQCIPCRLGTEQMFEILDDITKGQGRPEDIELLLELSDAIIHGSLCALGKTAPNPVLTTIRYFRGEYEAHIDEKWCPAGVCRELIKEKGSSPETVGRK